One window of Pyxicephalus adspersus chromosome 4, UCB_Pads_2.0, whole genome shotgun sequence genomic DNA carries:
- the SIX3 gene encoding homeobox protein SIX3, with protein MIECFFLFFSLCDSLRGHSMVFRSPLELYPTHFFLPNFSERSVLLASGGSRAPEELSMFQLPSLNFSPEQVASVCETLEETGDIERLGRFLWSLPVAPGACEAINKHESILRARAVVAFHTGNFRDLYHILENHKFTKESHGKLQAMWLEAHYQEAEKLRGRPLGPVDKYRVRKKFPLPRTIWDGEQKTHCFKERTRSLLREWYLQDPYPNPSKKRELAQATGLTPTQVGNWFKNRRQRDRAAAAKNRLQHQSIGQSGMRSLADPGCPTHSSAESPSTAAASPTTSVSSLAERAETGTSILSVTSSDSECDV; from the exons atgattgaatgtttttttctttttttttctctctgtgatTCTCTCCGCGGTCATTCCATGGTGTTCCGATCTCCTCTAGAGCTCTATCCCACCCACTTCTTCCTGCCAAACTTCAGCGAGCGCTCCGTGCTCCTGGCCAGCGGCGGCTCCCGAGCCCCGGAAGAGCTGTCAATGTTCCAGCTGCCCTCCCTCAACTTCTCCCCGGAGCAAGTGGCCAGCGTGTGCGAGACGCTGGAGGAGACCGGGGACATCGAGCGGCTGGGGCGCTTCCTGTGGTCGCTGCCTGTGGCCCCGGGGGCGTGCGAGGCCATCAACAAGCATGAGTCCATCCTGAGAGCCCGGGCCGTCGTGGCTTTCCACACCGGGAACTTCAGGGATCTCTACCACATCCTGGAGAACCACAAGTTCACCAAGGAGTCCCACGGGAAACTGCAGGCCATGTGGCTGGAAGCCCACTACCAGGAGGCCGAGAAGCTCCGGGGCCGCCCGCTGGGACCGGTAGATAAGTACCGGGTGAGGAAGAAGTTCCCTCTGCCCAGAACCATCTGGGATGGAGAACAGAAAACCCATTGCTTCAAGGAGAGGACTCGCAGCCTGCTGAGGGAGTGGTACCTACAGGACCCTTACCCCAACCCCAGCAAGAAAAGGGAACTGGCCCAGGCCACTGGACTCACCCCAACACAAGTGGGCAACTGGTTCAAGAACCGAAGGCAAAGAGACAGAGCGGCCGCTGCCAAGAACAG GCTTCAGCACCAGTCAATCGGACAAAGTGGCATGCGGTCGTTGGCAGATCCGGGTTGCCCTACACACAGTTCGGCAGAGTCACCCTCCACAGCAGCTGCCAGTCCGACCACCAGTGTGTCCAGCCTGGCAGAGCGAGCTGAGACTGGCACCTCCATCCTGTCAGTCACCTCCAGCGACTCAGAATGTGATGTATGA